From Streptomyces sp. CMB-StM0423, a single genomic window includes:
- the nuoK gene encoding NADH-quinone oxidoreductase subunit NuoK, which yields MNPVNYLYLSALLFTIGAAGVLIRRNAIVVFMCIELMLNACNLALVTFSRMHGNLDGQIVAFFTMVVAAAEVVVGLAIIVSFYRSRHSASVDDAALMKL from the coding sequence GTGAACCCGGTCAACTACCTGTATCTCTCCGCGCTGCTGTTCACCATCGGCGCGGCCGGGGTGCTCATCAGGCGGAACGCCATCGTGGTGTTCATGTGCATCGAGCTGATGCTGAACGCCTGCAACCTGGCGCTGGTCACGTTCTCCCGGATGCACGGGAACCTCGACGGCCAGATCGTCGCGTTCTTCACCATGGTCGTCGCCGCCGCGGAGGTCGTGGTCGGCCTGGCGATCATCGTGTCGTTCTACCGCTCCCGCCACTCGGCCTCGGTCGACGACGCCGCTTT
- a CDS encoding NADH-quinone oxidoreductase subunit J produces the protein MNALAQAGYTTSTGEATQFWVLAVFAVAGALGTVLMKKAVHSALCLAGTMVILAVFYLANGAYFLGVVQIVVYTGAVMMLFLFVLMLVGISAADSLKETIKGQRWLAMLCGIGFGILLIAGIGNASLNTFEGLEDANSGGNVHGLAALIFRDFVFAFELTGALLITAAVAGMVLTHREKTEPTPTQREQAAQRVRDGVQVPPMPAPGVYARHNAVDLPGLLPDGTPSELTVNRTLRDRGQIRDVSAQALADLAAIEQRTADYQGKALEPDTGDDDGDGSVGANAGGKAGKGEGE, from the coding sequence ATGAATGCCCTCGCCCAGGCCGGCTACACCACGTCCACCGGGGAGGCGACCCAGTTCTGGGTGCTGGCCGTCTTCGCCGTCGCCGGTGCGCTGGGCACCGTGCTGATGAAGAAGGCGGTGCACTCGGCGCTCTGCCTCGCCGGGACGATGGTGATCCTGGCGGTCTTCTACCTCGCCAACGGCGCCTACTTCCTCGGCGTCGTGCAGATCGTCGTCTACACCGGCGCGGTCATGATGCTCTTCCTCTTCGTGCTGATGCTCGTCGGCATCAGCGCGGCGGACTCGCTGAAGGAGACCATCAAGGGCCAGCGCTGGCTGGCGATGCTCTGCGGCATCGGCTTCGGCATCCTGCTGATCGCCGGCATCGGCAACGCGAGCCTCAACACCTTCGAGGGCCTGGAGGACGCCAACTCCGGCGGCAACGTCCACGGTCTGGCGGCGCTGATCTTCCGCGACTTCGTCTTCGCCTTCGAGCTGACCGGCGCGCTGCTGATCACCGCCGCGGTGGCGGGCATGGTCCTCACCCACCGCGAGAAGACCGAGCCCACCCCGACCCAGCGCGAGCAGGCCGCGCAGCGCGTACGCGACGGCGTCCAGGTGCCGCCGATGCCCGCGCCGGGCGTCTACGCCCGCCACAACGCGGTGGACCTCCCGGGCCTGCTGCCCGACGGCACGCCGTCCGAGCTGACCGTCAACCGCACGCTGCGCGACCGCGGCCAGATCCGGGACGTCTCCGCGCAGGCGCTGGCGGATCTCGCCGCCATAGAGCAGCGCACCGCCGACTACCAGGGCAAGGCCCTGGAACCGGACACCGGCGACGACGACGGGGACGGCTCCGTCGGCGCGAACGCCGGCGGTAAGGCCGGAAAGGGAGAGGGCGAGTGA